TCATAGCCCTTGTGGATGCCTAAGAAAGTGAGATTAATCCCATGTCCTCAAGTGTGCAGATTGGTCACAGCATTTCCAGGAAGAGACCTCACTGTAAGCTTCTGGGGGATGTGAGGACTTAGGTGTAAGAAATGAATCAGCAGAGGCTCACAAGTCAGCATGAGCATGTTGTGTCTGAGCAACAGACCAGCACTGTGAGATCAAAAGTAGTGGGAAGAATTTGTACAAGATTAATTGGAAGGCTTACGCAATGGAATTTGTGTATAGTTGGATGTTAGTGCATCTGTATAAGTAAGAGTTTAATGTGATGGTGTTATGGACCTAATGTTTGTCTCCTCACAATTTACATGCTGAATCCCCAACTCCCAACTGACGTTATTTGTAGGGGAGCCTTTTGAAAAGTAGCTAGGTTTAGATGAGCTCATAAGAGCAGATCCCCAtcataaaatttttttccttatcagAAGCAGAGAGACaagtcatttctctttcctcccagtgaggacacagtgagaagtcaGCCATCTGCAATCCAGGAAGAGAACCCTGACCACAAATCAGCCTTCAGAAACGTGAGAAAAaattctgttgttgaagccatccagtctttggtattttgttatagcacctTGCACTGAGTAAGGCagatgaagaaggagaaaaaaataagcttAGGGTTTGAGTGGACTAGGGACCTTGTTTATCTCAGGTTTACAAATCTCCCTGGTCCCCTAAGTTTCAGTATAAAATACTTACTCTACTACTCTCATCTGTAAGACCCAAATAATAAGCCTGTGCCCTTCTCTCTAATTttgatttctcttatttttacttCAACATGCTCTACTCTAGCCTTGCAATGTCTTTACATACAGTGAAATGTCaagttctttattcttttttttttttctttctttctttttttctcctcagcCTCAGAATTTGGCACATGCCCTTCCTTCTTTCAGGAACTTCTTTCTCCAAAAGTCTCTGCCTGGCTCCATCATATCATAAAGGACCCACTTCAAATGCAGTCACTACCATTTCACaatatgcacttttttttttttttttaaagtcatagcAAGTTTCTTAAGcgagtaaagaaataaaagaatgactatTGTATAGGCAGAGCACCCCCGAGGGCTGCTAgttgttcatttttatggttatttcttgatgatatgttAAACAAGTTTTGGATTATTTATGCCTTCTTTTTTTaggccatatagggtaacttcctgacattgccatgtcatttgtttttatttttttcttttgatttaatttaattttaccttaaattccagggtacatgtgcaggatatgcaggtttgttttataggtaaatgtgtgccatggttttaatgttttttttttttttttttttttttttcttgtaaagttgtttaagtttcttatttaCTCTGGATGTTAGGCCTTTGTCAGAAgaatagattgcaaacatttttccatgttctgtagattgtctttcgctctgatggtagtttctttttctgtgaaggagctctttagtttaattagattccgttagtcaatttttggttttgctgcaattgcttttcatgttttcatcatgaaatctttgcctgtgcctatatcatgaatggtattgccttgaTTTTTTTCCAGGCTTTTTAGAGTTTGGGGTTTTTCATttaagtctcaaatccatctggATTTAATTTTTggataaggtataaggaaggggtccagtttcatttttcagcatatgGCTAGCTTGTTCTGCCcatcatttattaaattgaaaatcctttccccattgcttgcttttgtcaggtttctcaaagaccagatggctgtagatacAATATGCAGTTTCTTCAAGTCATATAATACCACCTGAAatctcttattcattcatttatttcagtatGTAAGCTGGTCTCCTCTACTCACTATAGTGAGGGCACCATTAGACAAAAGAATCTGTCTGTCTAGTTCATGTAAGATtctcagaattaagaaaaatgGATGGCATATGAAACTTAATGGATGACATATGGAACCTAATATGTACTTGTtgaattaatacataaaatgCAACAGGAAGAAGTTGACAAGTGCAATGATGACCTGGTATTGATGATATAAGAGTCTATAGATCACACTAGAAGCAACAATCATGGAAAACAACTGGAAACGGGGAACAGCCACAAACATGAAAGAATCAATACTTCCAGGAAGGTGATCGCAGGTTACTTTTCTTGGAGCAGATGAGAGAAAAGTGGAAGTTCGCAGTAACTGTTGAATTCCTGGTTGGCTGATGAAAAGATGGGGCAACTGTTCACCGATATGCAGGGTTTTAGATGTATGTACCTAAGGATATGAGGTATGGCAATGAACAGATATTCTGTTGGGAATTAGTTTTAAGGCCATTAAAGGACATGACCTGAAGTGTCCTCTCAGGCCAGTCCCCACAACTCAATATAAACGTGTTTCCTGCATATAGTCAAGGTTGccacttatttttcttcatatcatCGATCTCTGCTCTTAAAGATAATCTTATTGGTTTTGCCTCAAACTCTGTTTGTCACTACAAACTCTCCTCATGTTCCTAAGTAAAACAGATAACTGCCTCTCAACTATATCCAGTAGACTAAACTCCTGTGTCTCCAATATCAGAAATTCAACTTTAATATATTGGATTGAACTCTTTGAAATTTAGAGTCTCCTTGAAGTACACATGAGGATGATCTCCTAAACTTTATTTCTTGTAAGGATTTATTTCAGGGGGAACACACAAACTAGCATCCCGAACCTCTAAGTATGAGGGCAATAAGccttaagaatataaaataaagcattattcTCTCTGCCGGCGGAAGCGTGCCCTGTCTATTCCTGAAATTGCTTGTTTGAGACGCATGAGACGTGCAGCACCTGAGACACGTGCAGCAGTCTGTGGAATATTGGCAGTGAAGAATGTCTCTGCCTGATTAGATATAAAGACAAGTTAAACACATTACAGCATTACAGCATTAGACTGTAGATCAAGCCTGTGCCAGACACAAATGACCTAATGCCCAGCACGGGCCATGAAAACTTCTTCTATCCTCTTGATTGAACAGAGCAACACCCTTCTACCCCAACACTATTAGATGCTCTGGCATAATTTTGCAGATATGTGGAATTTGACATGGACTATTGTTGAGTGATTCAGAGGAAATCTCCTTTGCTCAGATAAGTACACTGACTACAAAACGGATTTTAAAAACATGGTAATAAAACCCAGTTTTCCCCTTACTTCCCTAGTTTGTTTCTTATTCTGCTTTCTTCCAAATGGATGCTTAATAGAGGTGtttatttctattctgttctaaaaAGTGATGaaattggctgggcgctgtggctcacgcctataattccagcactttgggaggccaaggcgggtggatcacaaggtcaggagatcaagaccatcctggctaacatggtgaaacctcatctctactaaaaatacaaaaaattagcccggcgtggtggtgggagcctgtagtcccagctactcggaaggctgaggcaggagaatggcgtgaatccaggaggtggagcttgcagagagagagagagagagagagagagagagagagagagagaggatgaaaTTGTATACTCAATGTAAtctcaagagaattgaaaaccaAGAAAGGCTGTGACTTCTTCCACATAAAGCCTGGATGAATAACACGTTGTTACATTGTCACAACTCCTGACCCAGGAATTGATGGCTAAGATATTTGTAATTCTTATCCTTTTCAGCTCTAACTTATTCCTATTTGTCAGCATTCAAGTTATTAGCAGCCACTGGTGAAGACTTTGAGAAATAAACTGCACACTGGATGGTGGGGGTAGCGTAGGAAAATGGAGGGGAAAGAAGTAAAGTTTCAAATTAAGCCTGAACAGCAAAGTTCCCCTGAGAAGGCCACCAGGATTCTATCAGAAACTTGAATGTCCATCTTGCAAAACTTCCCTTGCCCAAACCCCACCCCTGAAGTCACAACCCACCCTTGACCAATAGATTCATTTCACTGAGACAGGCAAAGGGCTGGGGGCCAGAGAGGAGAAACAAAAGCCACACAAAAAGCAGAAGTGCAGGTATACTTCTGGCTCATCTATGATCGCCAGGAAACTCCCAGATCTGACACTGACACCGTGGTGCATTTCACTGCTGACGAGAAGGCTGCTGCCACTAGCCTGTGAAGCAAGTTTAGGTGAGAAGGCTGGAGGTGAGATTCTGGGCAGGTAGGTACGGGAAGCCAGGGCGAGGTGCAGAAAGGCAGAAAGTGTTTCTGAAAGAGGGACTAGCCCATTGTCTTACATAGTCTGACTTTGCATCTGCTCTGTGATTATGACTGTCCCTCAGTCTCCTGGTTGTCTACCCATGGACCCAGAGGTACTTTGAAACTTTTGGCTATCTGGGCTCTGACTGTGCAGTAATGGGCAACCTCAAAGTCAAGGCACATGGAAAGAAGGTGCTGATCTCCTTCGTAAAAGCTGTTATGCTCATGGATGACCTCAAAGGCACCTTTGCTATGCTGAGTGACCTGTACTGTAACAAGCTGCACGTGGACCCTGAGAACTTCCTGGTGAGTACTAAGTACACTCATACTTTCTTCTTTACCCTTAGGTATTTGCACCATGGGTGCTTTTGAAAGCAGAGGTGGGTTTCTCTTGTGCTATGAGTCAGCTATGGGATATGATATTTCAGCAGTGGGATCGTTTTTGAGAGTTATGTTGCTCTAAATAGCATAACTGAAATTTGGTAGAGCAAGGACTATGAATAATGGAAAGGCACTTACCATTTGATAGCTCTGAAAAACACGTCTTATACAAAATTCTGGCCAAAATTAAACTGAGTGTTTTTGGATGAGGGAATGGAAGTTGAGATAGAGGAAATAGCATCTTTCCTTTGGTCACtgaaattttctgtgaaaattaATAAACACTTTTCTGCATAGTCCTGGAAGTCAGAAAAAGATCAACTAGAAAGATTAATGGGAGGCTTTTAAAAAGAGGATTGTTTCCTTCTGAATGATGATGGTATACTTTTGTGCACGTGGTACAGGGTTCTTTGTTATGAGTGTTTGGGAaaattgtatgtgtgtgatgACTGGGGACTTATCCTATCCCTTACAGCTCCTTGAAGTACTgttatcctatttttaaaaaaggatagagtctcttaaaaagtgaaacaatTAATCACACTGTGCTGGGGTAGTGAGTTGGCATAGCAAGTAAAAGAAGGATAGGACACAATGGGAGGTGCAGCGTTGCCAGTCATATTGAAGCTGATGTCTATCCCATAATGGTGAACTTACCTTTGTGAGAATAAGACTGAGAGTTGCTCAAACTCTGGTCAAAAACGAAGTAAGTGTTGTATCTATGTATTGCAAGTCCAGCTTGAGGCCTTCTATTCACTAtgtaccattttctttttatcttcactCCCTCCCCAGCTCTTCAGCAACGTGATATTGATTATTTTGGCAACCCACTTCAGCGAGGAGTTTACCCTACAGATACAGGCTTCTTGGCAGGAACCCACAAATGCTGTGGCTAATGCTGTAGCCCTCAAGGGCCATTGAGTTCCCTGTCCACTATGTTTGTACCTATGTCCCAAAAGCTCATTTCCTTTAGATGGGGGACACTGGGGAGAAGAGCAGTATCCTGCCTACAGATTCAGTTCCtgcatgataaaaataaaataaaggaatatgCTCTCTAAGAAATATCATTgtattctttttctgtctttatattttacattgaTTCAGCCAAAAGGACCCAGCATTtctgatgaaaatgaaaacactggaGAATGGGAGTTTAAGGGTAGAGAAGATACTTTCTTGCAATCCTGCAAGATAAGAGAGGACTTGTGGGTGGCTTTAGTGGAGTAGTTACTCCTAGGAAGGGGAAATCGTCCCTAGAATAAGACAATGTCTTTAGAGAAAGTGAGGGCAATGGAGGTACTCTTTAGAGATGTAAGAGGATTGTCAATAATGTGTAGAGATATGTTAGGATTCAAATTAGAGATTCTGTATAGGCTATTATTTGTATGAACTCAGGATATAGCTCATTTGGTGACTGTAGTTCACTTCTACTTATTTTAAACAACATATTTT
Above is a genomic segment from Chlorocebus sabaeus isolate Y175 chromosome 1, mChlSab1.0.hap1, whole genome shotgun sequence containing:
- the LOC119626620 gene encoding hemoglobin subunit epsilon-4-like, encoding MIARKLPDLTLTPWCISLLTRRLLPLACEASLGEKAGGEILGSLLVVYPWTQRYFETFGYLGSDCAVMGNLKVKAHGKKVLISFVKAVMLMDDLKGTFAMLSDLYCNKLHVDPENFLLFSNVILIILATHFSEEFTLQIQASWQEPTNAVANAVALKGH